Proteins encoded in a region of the Sterolibacterium denitrificans genome:
- a CDS encoding recombinase family protein, whose amino-acid sequence MIYGYARVSTQEQETRAQVQALKAAGVSVIFEEKRSGGDRRRPVLADVLKKLRRGDTLVVFKLDRVARSLQHLLEVLAIIEAKQAHFVSLTETIETKSPAGRMMLQILGAFAEFEREMIRERTRAGMQAAVKNGVRLGRPYGIPIELQPEMMRKWETGTYTKTALAREYNVHISSIKRTIRRQIANRRPNKV is encoded by the coding sequence ATGATATATGGTTACGCACGCGTTTCAACTCAGGAGCAAGAAACACGCGCTCAAGTACAAGCGCTGAAAGCTGCAGGGGTTTCTGTGATTTTTGAAGAGAAGCGCAGCGGCGGAGATCGACGGCGGCCGGTACTGGCCGACGTGCTGAAGAAACTAAGGCGCGGTGATACGTTGGTGGTTTTCAAGCTGGATCGAGTAGCCAGGTCGTTGCAACACTTACTGGAGGTGCTGGCAATCATCGAAGCGAAACAGGCGCATTTCGTGAGTCTGACAGAGACGATTGAAACGAAGTCGCCAGCGGGACGGATGATGCTACAGATTCTTGGCGCGTTCGCCGAGTTCGAGCGCGAAATGATCCGGGAGAGAACCCGCGCAGGGATGCAAGCCGCCGTGAAAAATGGGGTAAGGCTGGGCAGACCTTACGGGATCCCGATTGAGCTGCAACCGGAGATGATGAGAAAGTGGGAAACCGGAACGTACACAAAAACTGCACTTGCCAGAGAATACAACGTGCATATTTCAAGCATAAAAAGAACGATCAGGCGACAGATCGCAAACAGACGACCGAATAAAGTTTGA
- a CDS encoding BrnT family toxin, whose product MQIEFDPEKRNKTLTERGLDFARAGEVFAGVNVTAEDARFDYSEPRFNTVGVLDGRMVVMVWTPRGEARRIISMRKANEREISKFAQALD is encoded by the coding sequence GTGCAGATAGAATTTGATCCTGAAAAGCGCAACAAAACCCTCACCGAACGGGGACTCGATTTCGCCCGTGCCGGTGAGGTGTTTGCGGGAGTGAATGTAACTGCGGAAGATGCTCGGTTTGACTACAGCGAGCCGAGATTCAACACCGTTGGCGTTCTGGATGGCCGGATGGTAGTGATGGTCTGGACGCCCCGCGGCGAAGCTCGCCGCATCATCAGCATGAGGAAAGCCAATGAACGCGAAATCTCAAAATTTGCCCAAGCCCTGGATTGA
- a CDS encoding BrnA antitoxin family protein, with the protein MNAKSQNLPKPWIDPDDAPELTNDFFEQGEWKIGEQPVSQRKGAAELKKAISRGRPKAESTKQALTVRYDADVVEAFKATGKGWQTRMNAVLRAYVEAHKAH; encoded by the coding sequence ATGAACGCGAAATCTCAAAATTTGCCCAAGCCCTGGATTGATCCGGACGATGCGCCGGAACTGACGAACGACTTCTTTGAGCAAGGCGAGTGGAAAATCGGCGAGCAGCCGGTTTCACAGCGAAAAGGCGCTGCCGAGCTGAAGAAAGCGATCTCCCGTGGTCGCCCCAAGGCGGAAAGCACAAAACAAGCCCTGACCGTGCGATATGACGCGGACGTGGTGGAAGCCTTCAAGGCCACCGGCAAAGGCTGGCAGACACGTATGAATGCCGTTTTGCGCGCCTACGTTGAGGCACACAAGGCACACTAA